AAGCCTCTCATGAACATCAATTCACAGTTTTGACAACATTTACAAACaaagcttttcttttccttgtaaAATATCATTCACATGTTTAGAGCGGAGCATTCTCAatgggaggatgaagagggattTTGTCACTTTTCTCAGGTTGGCAGACATAAGCCAGGATAAGCTCTCATAAATATTAGTGTGTCTTATACATAATGATTCCAGTTGTTGCAAATATACTCGCAAAATTTAACACAAGACAAATCCAAATCCCCTTCTCTTGGTTGTTAAGTACCACTCTACCCCAGCAAAATTTTTCATCGATATGAGACAATGAACAGTGTTGTGTCATCCAGCATTTACACAGGCACACTGGACACATAAATAACAGTTTATGTTCAGGATGTAACGCATCAATTATTACTGAAGCCATTAAATCTGCATCTGAGCTGCGTGAAGgtttattgaaacaaaaaaatgttgaaagtcTAAAAGAGAAGATGACGGTCTTGCTCCATTGCTTGGCTGAAATCTTCAAGGCAAGCATGAATACACTCAGAGTCAATAATTTATGCAGCCAGACACATATtcagatgcaaacacacacacacacacacacacacacatgcaaagtgagaaagagagaaatggaGCATTGCTGCACACAGAAGCagaagacagaaaaagcttCAGGGACGCACACACAGACCAACAACTGGAAGACATACATATGTCGACAGATGTGAGATTCTGTTCTGCTCTCCATTacgaaagaaaaagagagatatcAAGGTGCTTTGAGTCAGTCCTTTTGTACTATGTTTGCCAGATGGAAGCAGACAGTAAAGGTTTTCCCTTTGGTGAGTGCTTACAGTCATATGCTGTCTTCATGCTGCCTGACACATCTTTTCAAGCTTACATAATGTAGATCTGCCCTAATTTCCCTCTCCCTGCCGAAGTCGGGGTCTTCGAGCAGCTCAGCAACACACCAGTCAGATAAACAGAAGAGTCAAAGATGACCAACAATGCTTATTCCTCTGATTAAAAGTAATGCTATTCTGACACAGATCCTGTGTAGGGGTGTCTGACTGGAGCTTTGTATTCCATACAAGTTGTTTATATTGCCCTCTGTATGCAGTGTGTGTAATTCAGTAGTGTGCAATATGCAGTTATtgagtaatgacataaatgtcaAATTCTATGTCAATACCTCCTGTTCCAGAATTGCCTTTCTCTTTCAGGTAATTGGGCGTTTCCATGGATACTGTATTGTCTCCAACGATACAGGTACTCTGCAAAGTGTGTGCTATCATGTCTATGCAGATACTTTTGAACAGCTGCGGTAAGGTCAGGTATTCTAAGTACAACTTAACTCACATCACAAATGATTCCTTTGCAGGAAAAACCCAAGAACAATTTCTGCTGGGCTAAGCCGCTACTTGTGCAACTGTTCCCATACTTTTTACATCAGATAAAACCAGCTCATTTACACATGAAGAGAGCTGATCAGTTACAATAGTTCAACATCAAAAATGTCTTGGAATGAAACTTTGTGCAGACCTAAAGCACCATAATGTAGACCTGCTAACTTTTTGGTGTTTATCATGCAATGCAGCACTTATGACCCATCTGCCTAAATTATATTTTGACAATGGTTTGATAAACACATTTGAATCAGATATTGTAAATTTAGTCAATTCTGAACACACATGAAGGGTTTGTACAGTATTGTAAAGTGCCTCCCTGCACCGCGGCACATACTCCATGCCTTAGAGAGTGAAAGGATCACAAAGAAGTGTAATCCAAATGAATGCATATCTTTTATTCAACAGATAACCACTAAAAAACAGCACATTGTAGATATATTTACTCCACATATTCCTagttgtattgtgttttttgcaATAGTGAACAGGGTTTTTGCTTTTCAGAGACAATGTGAGTTTGCCTGGACATGGTGATGATGGGTTGTATTTACAAAATATAATCTgacataaattaaaaagaaatcaccATTTTGTATGACAATCAAACAGAGCACACAAAGCAAACTCAAGAATAAGAGATTAACTTGACCACTGCCTCTTTTTGTAAATTAAAGTTTTTGCAATTATACATTGGAAAGTCACATTTCAAACTAACATACATTTGGATTACCAGCATTTGCATTCTAGCATGTGATAAAACTCAACTTTGAGGTTTTTATGAAAGCTGAAGTGTATagcatacatacagtaaatgtttcaTATCAAAGTCGGGATTGAATTTTAAACTATTCGTTTCCCCTCCCAGTGTACTGGCAGACTACACTGTCAACGCTTTTATCATGTGCTTCGCCATCTGTTACACTATTATGGTTGCACAGAATGTACCTgtcacacatttaaattaaagtaaCGACCAATTGAGTGGAACAATTACTTAAATGTTGGCTACTGctcacaagaaaaacattttttatatatctgTGTATGTTTGTAGGTTCACCTTTTCACAGCAATATACTGATCAGAACAAATCCTACACGTAACAATGTACAAGTCTGTGCAGGGTTCCACTGTATTTCACCTGGTGGAGTAGAAGCAGGTCAGCTCATCGCAAAATAACCTGTGAACGGCAAAAAGCCAAGGCTGTATACTTGATAAACAGCTTGTCCATTGCTAGTGTAATGCATGGTGACGTGCTAACAGCGTCCAAATACACAATGTCCTCTAATTAGCTGAGTTAAGATGACAGGTTCAGTGCATAATACTGCTTGTGATGTGAATTTCTCAGTGTATTAAACTCTCATGGAAAGTCAGATTTCTGAGCTTATGTTATTGACCCAGAAATTGGTTAGACTGCTTTAAGGCTGAATACGTGCTTAGTTTGCTTTGAGCAAAGGAGATTTTTATGCATAAAGACATCCATTCAAACACTGTTGTGCTTTTCTACCTAATAGCTGAAGCTCTTACAGACCTTTACTCATTTGTTCCACTACACATTAATCCCTACTTAAAAAACAGACCTGCAGGGAATATTAATTGCAGTCAAATTGTCAGATTTCATGGGAGTCCAGATCATActgattaaacaaaaacaatgccAACTAATGAGACTGTTTTCTCATTCAGCATTTCCCTAAAAAaggattcagaaaaaaattaatcttcCAAAAAATTGTATAAAAGAATTTCTGAATATTCAAGTCTGTTTTGAATACCCATTTGTATGTGAAAAGACAATTAAATATAATGATTATGAGTGTTGGTTGGTGACTAAGGGGATGAGCTGCATCTTTTACAGATTCTCTCAGTAAATTCTATATCTATGCATAGAGCACTTTTTTGTTAGAATGAATTTGTTGTACATTTACATCACAAACATTTGTATGGCAAAAGACTTGaggtctctctgtctctaatGTGATATTTCTTTGTGCATTTCTGAAAGTGACATCATTGTTGACCTGTGTAGAAGTCAATAGTGCATtttttgaaaaagtaaaaaaattaagGGAAATTATTGTTCCTATAAAGTAGTAAAGCAGAATATGTCTCATATATTGGACAGAAGTCGATACGTTTGAAAgatgttcttttctgtttaaattttaGTGCATTTAACTCGTATtgtaaatgagtggattctgaaattaaataaaaaggttCTAATAAAACACAGGGTACTGCCCAGATGTAACCCTTTGAGTGTCAGACATTGCATATATTATAAGCTGCTTTTGTGCTTTGGTTCTGGTAAGAAATGAAGAGAATCCCCTAACTGTCATATATTGTGGAAAATTGCACAATAAATGTCTCCTATGACATCAACATCCTCGTAAAACTCTTCTTTAGTTGCAATGCATTCGAATGTAATTGTGACATAAGTAAATTAAACTTTTAGTTTGAGGATGTCTGAGTGCAGTGACAATACAATAATATTTAACACAATAAAGTGCAACATGTGCCCGTAATCCACAAGTGTAGCTGGTTTAGAGTGGCAGAGGCTCTGAGGGAACACCGCAGATTATCCAACAGTATATGCACAAGGTCAATGTTCAGAATACATTAATTGTTCACTCCTAAATCTGCAAACAAGAGGGTTGAGATTTACCGGCCTTGTAATCCGTGCTTTGAgatattaaatttgaatttgtttggtGATCTCACGCATTTCATATTATCATCACAGAAACATGCACACCAGAGGACAAATCACCTTGCTAAATGCCTGATGCCATTTTTCCACCCGATCATACTTTTAATTTGTGAAACTAACATGGCTTTTGTCAACACCTGCAAAGAGGTTACACTTCTAGTTGCGGATCAGTTAATTTTGCTGAATAAATCTGATTAAGCCTCATTTAGAAGAAATTTGAAAGGACAGGGCTAAAAGCCATAGCTTTAACTGTAACAAAAATTGCCTGTTGGCACGAGGGCATATCATTTGCATGGTTCATTAACACTTGTGAAAAGCAACTAATTTGAAAGTAAAGGCTTAGTCCCACATTGCTGTCATGAAAAActtcaaatatgtattttatgatGTATGATTCATAAGAACCCCGAATATCCGGGTGCTTGttcatatttacacatttaaacatCCCAGCGATTCAGGGATAAGTGTTCCTTTGAAATGAGCACTGTTCCCCATCATTATTCTACCCTGTAAACCaaatgtcacaaacacacatatgacAGCTCACAATCCATTGTATAAAGGTGATAAAACACTTGTGCCTGATTTTAAAAGTCTCATTGCTGATTAATATAATAAATTGCATGGATGCATCAGTCCAGAAGATAAGTCCCTTTAAAACTGAGTAAATGTTGTTCGTTTCTCAAGAACCTCAAGGTAATCCGGATCAATGTGAAGCTTTGCTTTCAGTTCCCAGTACTCACTCCTGTTGGGCTCCACATAAACAGTACTTGGTGCTGCACAGTAGAGTATTGTCTGTTGTATTCTCTCCGGGTGTGTGTACTGATGCCTTGCATCAAAGTCTGAGGTAAACTGACTGGAtgactgttgcttatgcttgcatGGTAATGTATTGCTGTATCGTGTGTGCTTGTCAGACTCAAGCACGTCTCTATAGTAGTACAGATCGTCTTGGCGAGGGGTGGAAGGCTTGTTAAGAGGCTCTGGAGTAGTCGCGCTGTATTCAGAGCTTATTACATTACTGGCTGCCTCTTCATCTGAGTTACCCAGAAAAGCACCACTTAACTCGTCAAAGTCCCTAAATCCATCCACTGATTTGCTGTCTGTTGGGGTGTGGGCGCTAGTTCTGAACGTGGACTCTGTGGGAGGTGGGATGTACTCGTATACATGTCCAGCAGATGTTCTGACTTTGGGAATGGATCCTTTCTTATAGAGGCCGTATTCCATGTTGAGAGAGCTAATGCAAGCATTCATGGAATGATTGTGCTTGCTTTGGTTCTTTTGACGTCTCTTTTTCAGTGCTACAAACAGTCCTGCagccacaaacacagaaacaataaaCATAAGGAGAAGGCAAAGAATCATCACTGATAAAGGAATAGCGCTGTATTGCGCGTCAGAGTCCAAGGATGTTTCTATGGTGATGGTGCTACCAGGAAAATATTCTTCAGAGGGTGGTATCACGGAGGATAATATATCAGAGTTATTAGGGCAGAAATTAGTTGTCTTGATGTATCTCATATCTTCCCCAGCTAGCCTCTTCGGTGAGCCACAGATAACATTGTTTACGACTGTGCCAGTGCTAAGCTGCTCCAACCACTTCTTCAGATCCAGTATGCTACAAGAACAATCCCACGGATTCTCAAATAAATCGATTTGCACCAGTGACGTAAGTTGATCCAGGACACCACTGACTGGCAGATTCCGCAGATGGTTGTTGCGAAGATTGAGCCTAGCTAATGTCAGGCCATCAAATGTTCCTGGGGGTAAGGTTTTCAGGAGGTTGTTATTCAAGAAAAGAAGCTGAAGCTTGGGTACATGCTGAAACGTGTCAGAGGCGACCTCTTTAATAACATTGTATTCTAAATATAAGAACTGCAGGGTCTCCAATCCATAAAACATATCAGCTGTAAGGTGGCCAATCAGATTCCCGTTAAGGTATAGTCTCCTGAGATGCGTCAAATCCCCAAAAGCCCTGTCGTGTATGCGAGCTATTCGATTGTTACCGAGATGAAGCAAGTCTAACCCTGTTGCCTCAGTAAAGTCTGATCGACGTACCACTGGGATATAATTACCCGTTAGATACATCTTTTTGGGATTGTAGGGTTTGGGATTTAAATCTGAGATATGTTCAATTTTACGCTCCTGACAGTTCACATTCAGGCCAAGATCAGAGATTTGAAGATTGCAAGTACAGGCAGTTGGGCAATCTAAAGGCACAGGGGATTTTGTTTGATATGAAATAATTTGACCATAATTTTGTGGCTTATTAGATGGGATACGAGAAGTTGGTCTTGATTTTAATTTGCCTGACTGGCGAGGTCCCTTTGTCGGTCTCGATGACGATCGTGCAA
This window of the Antennarius striatus isolate MH-2024 chromosome 12, ASM4005453v1, whole genome shotgun sequence genome carries:
- the slitrk5b gene encoding SLIT and NTRK-like protein 5; the encoded protein is MHFWISYVLLLAASVCTVEMLGSYGEICQTLCACEEKEGILTVSCENRRIASLSDISPVYFSQYHLLLTGNRLKKLSANEFVEYKGLTILHLGNNDISEVRAGAFNGLQELKRLHLNNNKIDALKEECFLGLESLEYLQIDYNYITHVAPNSFSRLQHLEVLILNDNLISTLPVNIFQYLPLTHLDLRGNQLKVLPYSGLLEHMNGVVELQLEENPWNCSCELIPLKTWLESISYTALVGDVVCEFPFRLHGRDLDEVSKQELCPRRAIAEYEMPPLPHMSTDAYRKTTPALVTSSLTSSGIARSSSRPTKGPRQSGKLKSRPTSRIPSNKPQNYGQIISYQTKSPVPLDCPTACTCNLQISDLGLNVNCQERKIEHISDLNPKPYNPKKMYLTGNYIPVVRRSDFTEATGLDLLHLGNNRIARIHDRAFGDLTHLRRLYLNGNLIGHLTADMFYGLETLQFLYLEYNVIKEVASDTFQHVPKLQLLFLNNNLLKTLPPGTFDGLTLARLNLRNNHLRNLPVSGVLDQLTSLVQIDLFENPWDCSCSILDLKKWLEQLSTGTVVNNVICGSPKRLAGEDMRYIKTTNFCPNNSDILSSVIPPSEEYFPGSTITIETSLDSDAQYSAIPLSVMILCLLLMFIVSVFVAAGLFVALKKRRQKNQSKHNHSMNACISSLNMEYGLYKKGSIPKVRTSAGHVYEYIPPPTESTFRTSAHTPTDSKSVDGFRDFDELSGAFLGNSDEEAASNVISSEYSATTPEPLNKPSTPRQDDLYYYRDVLESDKHTRYSNTLPCKHKQQSSSQFTSDFDARHQYTHPERIQQTILYCAAPSTVYVEPNRSEYWELKAKLHIDPDYLEVLEKRTTFTQF